The sequence ccaccaccagtggtttctcccaccaacaattggtatcagagccccgttcgtcggaaaacagaagtgttttggggtatatccgaattttcaaagttgtcaaaaacaagttttgatcattccacagtgtagatatcatcaagacgaactcactgtCGCAAGAATCAGCCTGATCGGAGACCGCggtgagccacacgcgccgcctgaagATTCTGCACATAAGACCACGCGCATCCCACGCGccccgaggttgaagacgactgagccacacgcgcgccatattggAGCCGCGCCGAGCCGCTTACgccgagtccagccgagccTCCAGCTGGTCCGTACTCCGCGCCGAGCTGAGCCGCGTTCCAGCCGCAGCCGAGCGAGAGAATATTCCCAGAATATTCCACAGTATATTCctggttcaacccagcgaaccgcccgccgtacagaattggttttttgaccggttcaccatTTCTGACCCGATTCAACAAAGTCAGGACCGGTTCCcgactatttggaccattccggatcgatctacagtgtccgtttggccaaattcggctcccagaaggcgatatagtcattaaaagagcaaaatgactacagaaggtacacatacactcattccaaagctgaccaaagacaactatgatagttggtgcatcagattgaaggcattccttggatcacaagagtgtttggacattgtacaaactggttatgatgaaccagagtccaaagaaagagaagatgctttacaagaggcacagaagcaagccttgaaagtcaacaaaaagaaggacaacaaagcaaagaccatcatctatcaaggtcttgatgaagatacattcgagataatagcttccgctgaaacatcacatgatatatgggaggctctccaacagaaatacaaaggtgctgatagaatcaagaagattcgtcttcaatctttacgaggcgaatttgagttattgcaaatgaagtcctcggagtctatttctgattatcacacaaggattatggtgataatcaaccagatgaggagaaatggagaagccatcatcgatTCTCGAATCactgaaaaaattttaagatccctagatccaaaattcgattttgttgttgtcgcaattgaagagtccaaagatgtggacaagttgactgtggatgagcttatgagttctttgcaagctcatgagcagaagatcgtaaagcgaaatggagataaggccatcgagcatgccttacaagcaaagctgtcccttaaggacagatatgagcaaggggagacttcatcaagtggctacaccactcaagcaggaagtcaacaatccagaggaggattccagagattccaaggaagaggttctttgaatacaagcttcagaggaagaggtggtagaaataccaccagaggaggtcgaggccaacaagcattcactcctagaggaagaggaggcggttacaataaccgtgacaaaaggaatatcaaatgttatagttgcaatcaatttgggcactatagcactgaatgcagaaggaaagctccgttggagatacgtgagcaagctaactatgtagagaaggatgacagagaagaaactgtatttcttgtccaacaaggacttgataagaaaaaggaggacatatggtatctagatactggagccagcaatcacatgtgcggctaccgagagttatttagtaatctagatgagaccaagcaaggtctagttacttttggagatacctcaaaggttccattcaaaggtaaaggcaacatcccaattaagttgaagaatggcgattccagctacatcgccaatGTCTATTATGTTccagccataaagcagaacctaatcagcttaggtcaacttttggagagaggctatactttttactcagagaattgtcatctggcaattagagacaacaattggagattaatggcctacgtgaaaatgtccaagaataggatgtttcctttgaacatccagtatgatgcaacaaggtgtttgagtgccatcaccaacagtgaagaatggctttggcacctgaggcttggacatctgaatttcacaagtctgaagatgctagcaagcaagaagatggtcaaaggtttgcctcacattgatcatccagatgaagtctgtgagagttgtgtcctcagcaaacatcacagatccagttttgctaaagaagtcaactggagagcaaagaggccactggagttagtacacacagatgtgtgtggcccaattacgcctatgtcgactggacaaaataggtacttcctcacttttactgatgattttagtagaaaaacgtggatatactttctgaagaggaagtcagaagtattcaattgttttaaagattttaaagcaattgtggagaagcaaactggttatacgatcagaacaataagatctgatcaaggaggagaatatacagccaatgactttgaagcctattgtacacaacaaggcatcagacatcaaacaacgccagcttatacaccacagctgaatggtgtagcagaaaggaagaatcgcacgattcttgacatggcaagaagtctgctcaaagcaaagaaattacccaagcaatactgggctgaagctgtatcatgtgcagtgtatctgttgaatcgctgcccaaccagaagtttgcaaggagtcactccagaagaagcatggagtggtcacaaaccaagtgttactcatctacgagtctttggttgtgtggcatatgcaaagatcccagatgcaagaaggagaaagctcaatgataagagcgagaaatgcatctttgttggatatggtgaaagaaggatgggatacaggctgtataatcccatcacgaagaaggtgattacgagtagagatgttatcttttgAAGAAGATACAATCTTTGGgaatggaatggtgatcaagaagcagtcagatggatcaacactgatttgatcctttgaaggtgaagaaagtaccaacagtacttgtcgaagaaccaATTGTACCTGCAGAAGAACctattgtgccagcagctgaaccacaaagtccggtgtttataccagcagctgaaccacaaagtccggtacacagatttcctgtattcaacaggaggaacacaccaggagcatcatcatcaacaccaccatcagcatcctcatcagaaggaccaagaaggatgcgaaatcttgaagagttgtacgataccactcaggttatggaagatacaactctgttttgtttctttgcagataGTGACCCACTAAGCTTCGATGAAGCTATCACAGACGAGAAGTGGAtagaagcaatggatgaagaaatacatgccattgagaagaatgatacctggaagctgacttatctaccaaaaaacaagaaagcaataggtgtcaaatgggtctacaagacaaagaagaacgccaaaggagaagtgcaaagatacaaagccagattagtggctaaaggctacaaacagagagaaggcattgactatGAAGAAGTATTTTGCTCCAGTAGCCCGGCTAGAAACAATCCagactgatgatctcactagctgcacaacatagatggaagatctatcaactcgatgtgaagtcagcatttctgaatggcttcctagaagaagaaatctatgttgaacaaccacttggatacattgatgctgaaaatgaaggcaaaaGTATACAAGTTTGAAGAaggctctctatggtttgaagcaagctccgcgtgcttggaatactagaattgacaggtatttttcaagattaatgGATTTGAGAAATGTCCATATGAACACGCCatatatgtgaagaaaggaGCAGATGGCAACATCTTATTTTGCgtgcctatatgttgatgacttgatattcaccggcaacaaccctaccatgttttgaagacttcaaacgaagcatggtacaggagtttgaaatgactgacattggtctaatggtcatattttcttggcttagaagtaacgcagaaggaagaagggatttttgtatcccCCAAAGCGGTTACGCCAAAGATATTCTTTGAAAGGTTCAATATGAAAAGCTGCAATCCGGTATCAACTCCAGTCGAGAATGGAGTggaattgaggaagagtaaggttggaaatgttgatccaacttacttcaaaagcttagtagggaagcttaaggtacttgacatgtaccagaCCGGATATACTCTATGGAGTCGACTCGTCAGCAGATACATGAGACACCAGACCAGTCTCATTTGAATGCAGCCAAGAGAATTCTTCGGCTACATCAAAGGCACAATGAATGAaaggtatgttttatacctcaagtaaagACTTTAACCTTGTAGGCTACTCGCATAGTGATTGGGGTAGAGATCTGGATGAAAGAAAAGCACAACAGgggtttgtctttttcatgggagacacattctttcacatggtcatccaagaagcaatgATTGTAACATTATCAAGCTGTGAAGCTGAGTATGTTGCTGCAAACTCAGCCGTATGTCATtcaatatggttaaggaatatgctgaagtttttgggatttcctcaagaaaatcctaCGGAGATTTACATTGACAATCGATCAGCAATCGCATTGGCAAAAGAATCCAGTGTATCATGAGAGAGCAAACACATTATACACGTCATCACTTTATCCCGGAACACGTGAAGAATGAGAAGTTCAACTGATATCTTGCaacacaaatgatcaagttgcGGACATCTTCACCAAGCCATTAAAAGGAGAAGTATTTATCCgattaaagttcatgcttggcatgacatccctcgattgagtttaagggggagatttgttgaatattaaactcaatccagagttccagtcaaggaaggcaaccaccccACCGAACGgacagccgccagccaccagccgcagcccgccagccgccttcacaccaccggccgccagccgccttcacatttggaaagtttgaatttttgtattctgtttcgtgtataaatagagtgcccagttTATGTTTAttgtgtgtggagagaattgaggaGGAACActagaaaagagaagagagagagaggttgtgtttaagcttttgtgttgtaattgtaagcttcggttttgtgtaataaaacaatgtgttttaacccctctgagtgtttctcaaagccaccaccagtgttTCTCTCCACCAACATAAACAGCTCCCAAACCTTGCCGGCACCAGCACCACTGGTAATCCCACATCCAGCAGCAGCATGCCAACTTAATAAAGCCATGAAGCCGTCAAACAACATCACCGCTTTAATGCCTTATCTCTCACCTCAAACCCACCAAATGCAGCCACCACCACCATGCACCACAAAAACGCTACGAGCCCACCAAGAAGCTAGCATGAACACACATAGCAGCAACACCACGACAATGAATAGTAGCACGATAACAATTAATAGTGGCAGCAACAGCAGCCTTGACGGTGGCTTTGATCGAGAATAGAGGAGGATGACCCGACTAAAAAGAGGCATGCTTCTTCCGCGTAGGGTAGTGTGATGAGAAATCCCGGCCATCATCAATAAGTAGAAGAGAGTGCATGCTCTTAGTCTAGTTTCTACAATACCTCTACTCACTGCTGGAACTTCAAACCAAATGGACTGAGAATGAAAggttttatttacttttctccTTCCCCTTCCATCGCAATTTTGCCCTTTTCATTACAATCTTACCTCACTGAAGGCCACTCTTCATGTCTATGGGCACCGCAACAGATTTTGGAACAGCTTGAACTGGATGCTATTATCCTGTTTTCAGAAGCCCTAGTATCCTCGTGAACGGAAGAGAAGTGACTTTTCCACCGGACAGGAGGAATTCATGTTTAAAACGATCATTGTTTATTATGACATATAGTATAATCTATTTCAAatgtaacttaaaaaaataaaaatattaggtttataaaatgttattttttgcttttgtttttgtgcttaTTGTGAGATGTAACTCTtccagcataaaaaaaatataaaagtaaaaacagtAAATTCATGATTTCACCGCTGTGTTACGACAGCAAAAACAAACGAAAACTTATTACACTCTGATTGAATGGATGAAGACTTTGTCAAGAAAATCCCCTGCacgtttgttttaaaaattttaatttttttattaactttaaattaaatatagtttagtgttttttaaattattttaatgtgtcgatgtcaaaaataatttttaaaaaatatattaacatatattttagtaacaaaaaattatttaaaaaaacaaaacaatcaacATTACCAAACaagctttaatattttatgtatttttgtaaaaaaaacaaaaaggaaacggAGTTATGATAATCCTTAATAATTCATAGCTAATACATAAAAGCCATGATTTTCAATCAGAATATTTGATttagattaaatattatattgtataatttaaaattttttttgaatttctggtACAGATATTTCacatgaataataattaaaaaaccaaatttttttttttaatgaaaatgacACCAAAAATCTCACAAAGTATTCTAGCCAGACTTGAttatttggaaaaaattaaaaactttaataacaactcataacgttttttttttattttaattttgacggaaaaagaaaaaaaatcaaagattccAAAGGCCATTATGTTGGGTTGGTTTGGTGATTGAGGAGGTATgctttcttcttaattttatagatttaattactcttgtgataatttaaaaaaaaatgttaatgtttCTTATATGTATCTAATCCCAATTTAATACGAGGATGCACCCTCGAAATAATCTGAAGatgaatgatttgttttgtgtaagaatattttactattaaaaaatagtatacatgtaaaatattttctaattaaataatgatagttagaataattagataatattataagtagattattttttttaaaatatttttatagaattttttatgtattaaaaatgttttctagtaaataaactaatttaaatattaattataaaatattttaggggaaaaaaatacaaaaaaataaatttctctaagaaataatttttaaaaataaacaaaaaatctaaaaaacattttctatttAAGCAAACAAACCAACCTTTAATTAGGACAAGTGGGTTCGATAATGCTCCTTGCCATGCAGGTAATGGGAAAACATGCTTATACAGATAATGGGGAAAAATAACTGAGATGATATAAATGggttttttccttcaatttctcAACGTAATTCCAATGGAGGagcaaattgaaaagaatattattattcAGGGTAGAAAAAGAGcacattgaaaaaatcatgatgtTTAGGTGGAAAACCAAAGTTTGTTATTTAAGGGTATTTGTTTGGGAGTTTCTACAAATTGGCGGAACAAATAAGAGAGAGAACAGACAAAAGAACAACACAGAGAAGAGAGATCGGCATCGGCATGGAAAGTAGTAAACGAGAAgggggagaagaagagaaaaagcaATCTGAGAAAcgaaaacaaatccaaaacgAAGGAGGAGGAGGTTCTAATTGAAAGGAAATCATGCAAAGGTTATCTTTATTACTCTTCAACACTCAAATCAAACGGCATCAATCCTCGCTGTATTGGAATCCCTCGTTCTCTCCCTCAAAGTTAGTATTCTCATTTACAGTTACCATTCTTTATTGaagtttgttttatgtttttgtcgACTTGGTTGTTGGACAGTTTCAATGGTTTCTTTTTATGAATCTGTGCTGAATTATTGAGGGAAAGGGAAGGTTaggtgtggttttttttttttttttgggttattgaAAATAATGAGAGAAAAGGGAAGGTGGGTTTTTTTGGGAAGGCTTATAGGAATcaaatttgggtttttattttatttcgtgGTGTTTAGAGAAGTGTGATTGGTTTCAAATTTGAGAGGTTGATTGGGTGTCAGTCTCTCCTTGTGTTTGAAGAAATTAGGTGATCTAAACTCTTGATTATGGCATAAAGTTGAACAAGAAAATGCttatattatagattttttttgaaagatatatgatttttattactTGAATGAATAAGGGTTAGGAATATCAATGCACTCTTTCTTGATCATCTGagtgtaaaatttgatttggttgCAGCAAGGCAAGTCACTAATAAGATTGTAATCCAATTAATTTGAGACATTATGGCTGACATTCAGTTCAGTGTTCCGAAATGCAGACATTGGGAATCAATATTCTTGGTGTTGGAGCAACTGATAAAGGGTGTAGGAAAGGATATCCTTCCTGAGCTTATTTACTGTTTTTCACTGATTATAGCTCATATTTTTCCACTAAGGAATTTGGAATGAAATGGGAAACAGGATTCTTCCCGATTCTGTTCCAAATAGAAGTACGTTTTGTTATTATCTGAACATCATTATGGTTGGACTAAACAAGTTGCTGAGTGATTCCCATTCCAGTCCCAATCCAAAGTGAACGAAATGTGTTCTCTATGCTTAATGCTTTGATTGAGCTGCATTGATCTATTTGTACTGTTTTATTTTACATTCTCATTATGATATTCTGAGAGCTGGGAGAGCTAATTGTTTTTGGGAGATTAGAGAAAACAACTCGATGCTGATGATTTCTAAAGACATCTATTATTGGCAGAAATTCCTACACTGCCTTTGCTAACTGTTTTGAAAAGTAAGCTAGGTATGTTTGTCATTTTTGTTTGACTCAACCTAAGAGCCTGTTTGAGAGTGAGTTAGTGTTTGCTTTTCCTCTAAACCACAAAAACATAGTGTTTGGTTAATTATAAGAAGTTGTGGTTTAACTAGTGGGTCCACACAATAAACTGAGGTCTGCCCTAGTTATTGTGAAGCAACTTTAACTTGCTTTTACTGAGGTCCGACCTCATTTACTAATTTCTCCTGCCaagtttatttttccaaaacagagagagaacTGTTGAAAATACAGTGAGACCTTGTCgacaaagagagggagagagaaccATTGACAATACACATACCCAAAACAACCCTCACTAACCTTTTGCTAAAGTTTTCGCTCAAGCACCCTTTAGCTCTTCGCAAATCATATGAAGAGAAATAATAAACACAACAAGAAAGATAAAAGTCAAATCTCTTCTTACTTGATTGATGTTCTTCCACTGTAAGTTCCTTTCTTAGTTTGTTTTGGGACTTGGAGCTGAGGAAACTAGGCGCTTGAATGGTGGGTTGACTTTACCTTATTGATCTCGTTTCCCATTTCCTTGTTCACTTCTTCTATGGGCAACCGGACTAGTTGTTAATACAATTTTCTTTATGTTGCTTGTGTGTCTACTTGACTATCATTTTCCAGGTTGTCAAGTCATAGTAAGGTTGGATAATGGATAGTCAACAACAGATGATCTTAGATTCTTAAGTAATAAAGTCATGCATTCTTGTATGTACTATTGTCAATAGCAATTTAAATCTATTAATCTAATATTCACTTTTGTTGCCAGCTTGAGCATTTAGCATTCTACCTTATTGAACTTGGCTtggttgaatatttttaaagttcaaacCTTCAATGCTATTATTGGCTTaagttaattattgttttatcaGAAAAAATGGTGATCTAACACTAATACATTTGTTTTTCCATGGGAAGAAGCTACTATTACTTTTGAGgatgtgattttgtttttggggCTGCTCTGTTTTGAGATTGCCTGTATCATGCATTGTTGAAAACAGAAAATGGGAGGTAATTAAGAGAAATTGATGGATTGCTAGAAAAGTAGTAAAGAAGTATAGCTAGGAAAGCATCAGTATACATGAATGAAGATGTTTGTCAAGTTTCATAGTTAAACAAACTTCTTGAATTGCAATTTTTGGATAgtatcttttttcaaaattctaagtaactcttggattattttttttggtaactaaCAAAAATACCCTAAGCATATCAATGTTATtcgtttcttttattttggactaACACAGCCAACCAACTTTCAAGTCTTTAGTGACCTAAGTGTTAGCTCAAGAGGAGAAGATTTTTTAACCGATGTTGTTACATACTCGCAAAGCCATGGATACTAAAGGCCTTCTCGAGTGGATTATGCCTTCTCGAGTGATTATGTTCATGTTGAGATTGCAGctaatttaatggaataataaaagtAGGGCCTTAATGTTGCATTGTTgtatttgatgtattaataatCCAATGCacaataatataattcaaaaccACGAAACTACATGTCAttcttaatcattttattattaacaatactTTCAACagtagttttaaccaaatatcttttaattgctttttattgaacaataatttcatctgtaattttaaccaaacacatatttttaCCCAACCAACACAGCTAAAAGTGATTTTCTTGAACATACGTTTTTCAAACTACAACCGGAAAATCTATTACAACGCCAAACACACACTAAAGCAATGCATGATCTTTTCCATACTTTAATGACTGGTTAGGTCCCCTTATCACTCTTATAAAGTTTGGATTATCAATGTAACTTCTGTTATTGATTAGTTGAgtgtaaaaattaattcagtTGTATTAAGGCATGTAATGAATATGATGGAGGTCAGATTATGCAAGAGATTATATGCTTAATGCATGGAATATCATGCATTGTTTTATTTCTAGTGTAGATGGTGACGGTATGAGTTGTTCACCATGACATACTGAGAGTCAGGAGATCTAATTGTCTCCTAGAGTAATTTTATATGGAAGGAATTCCTTACTCTGCCATTGCTAATTGTGTTGAAAAGACATTGCTTTGACTTTTTGCATGGTTGAGTTCCAAGATGTTTGACAATTCCAGTAGTTATATATGCATGTTGTTGCTGTTGAATATCAAGGCCTTTTGATATGTGCTGATATCTTGATTTTATGGTCAGTTCCTAATTATGTTGGGCAATCTGAGGATGAAGCTTCCAAAGATGGGCGGACTCTTATAGATTTTTATTATGGCTGTGCTGGTTACTCTGTTTATGCCAATAAAGACCTCTCAACTGATAAGCAAGTGGCAAAAACAGAACTTCCTGTCTGTGTGGGTCTGgaggtactctctctctctgcatgTGCCTATGCCTTTATAATTATTGGGTGGCCTCTGCCTTTAACTTTCATGGCagttattgttttaaataactttGAAGTTGTACAATTATTTTTGTGATCATCATACTCCATCCATAATCGTTGTTGGTGACTCTCCCAGTAACTCTCGTCATGACTACTACTACCTGTTGAATATGTTTTCTGTCACTTGTGAACCTTTGGTGTGACTTGCTTTCTTGAATTTGTCTCTGGCCATGTGACAAGTTGCTTGAGCGGGAATAGAATATTAGTACTATCATCTCATGTTTATCTGCTTTTTTGATAATCTGACTAACACAAGTTTTTGCAGCTTTTAGTGGATCGAAGAGTTGCTTCTGAAGATAGTGCTTCTGCTCCAGCTCATATCCACCACAAAGAAGGTAAGCAAGTCGTTGTGGTTATGCTGCATCTTATTTCATGTGCATGTTAGTGATGTCGAGTTCTCCAGGCACATTTCCTGATGTGCAAATTGTAGggcctggatttttttttcagtcccAAGTTATTCAGATGTACAAAGCTGATGGTTCAATTCTCTTGTAAGGTTAAAATCAAGGGCTATGCTAGTCATCCTAAAACAATATGTTCTTTCTGTCATTCAAATCCTATCAGAGGACCCCATTCACTTTTTATTGGATGAATCTTCATTTCTGTTACATTCTGATaatgttttctcttctttcctttttttgggTCAATATGTCCTTACAACAAGATATTGAAGCACAAAAAATGCAACATGCTTCAGTAAGCTCTTGACCTCAACAGTGAATATGTTTCCATGCTACTCATTGGCCAGGCCATGACAGTAGTCTTTGGTTTGGGATCTACATTTGTCAAATTATGGTCTTCAAGAGCAGTACTTCATTCTAAACCGCAAAATGGTCTCAGAATTTACCTTCTTAGGAACCACTTTGGTGGAATTGTAACTGTGCGAGGGCCTTTTTTATGGTAAACTTGgataatgaaaaatgaaatatgacCATTTTCTCAAAATTGATGCATTCTTTGATACTTCCTCAAGGCATCAATGACATTCTTTTTAGTTCAATCATTTTCTGGAATGGTAAATCA is a genomic window of Populus alba chromosome 5, ASM523922v2, whole genome shotgun sequence containing:
- the LOC118029815 gene encoding uncharacterized protein, coding for EREQTKEQHREERSASAWKVVNEKGEKKRKSNLRNENKSKTKEEEVLIERKSCKGYLYYSSTLKSNGINPRCIGIPRSLPQIPNYVGQSEDEASKDGRTLIDFYYGCAGYSVYANKDLSTDKQVAKTELPVCVGLELLVDRRVASEDSASAPAHIHHKEDGGELPQLQPRRELPQPRAQKPVISAADDFLSRYTRNANLVASGVARNMRRVGNYVKDSVDDILYPYRRRPK